The Halioglobus maricola genome segment GTCGCGTTGTGGCTATATCGGACCTGACTTCTTTCCTCTCCGGTGGCGCCAAGTCGTCCGGGGGCAAGCAGGCATTGATCGTCAACGGCCGCGGTATTCATACCGGCTTGATGATTGAGCACAGTTACGGCGGCGTGAGGCTCTCCACCGAGCAGTTGCGCACAGACATCGAGGTTGCAGACGAGCTGCGGCCCTATATCAGTGGCGTTTTTGCCACTAACGACGGGGAATACGCCCTGTTCGACACATCCAAATTACTGATAGACGCAGACTTCACTGAAGCCAGCGTCATAACAACTAGCTAGGGCAGGAGAAGAGCAATGAGTTCTATTATTTCAAAACAAAGAGGGGCCACTGACTCCGTGCTGCTGCTTACCGGAGCGGCACTGGTAGCCACCGTCGCCGGCCTGGGCATCAATATGTATCAGATGTCAGCGGGCGCTGAGCAGGATGACCAGTATCGCAGCATCGCATCAGAACTGCGTGTACTGACTCAGGACATCAACGTGGAGTCCAGGGAAGCCTTCGGCGGCCTCGCGACTGCCTATGATGAGCTGGCATTCTCTCGCAGCCAGTTCCCGGGCCAGCTGGATTCACTCCAGAACGGCAACGAGGAAGTGGACGCACCCGGCGAATCAATGACGCCTTACACGAATGCAATTGCCGAGCAATGGGGCACAGTCAGTGCTGACATCGACGCAATTCTGGGCGCCAAAGACCGAATCCTCTTCGTACGTGAAGTGTCTTCGAACCTGAACGCCAACATCAAAACGATCCAGGCGAACTATAAGGATCTAGTGGACATTCTCGGCGACAGCAGCGTTTCCAACGAAACCTTGCTGGCCGCGCAAGAGCAGCTGTTCCTCATTGAGCGTATTGGCCGAAACATCGACCGGATTCTCGAAGGTGGCAGCGACGCAGCGACAGCTGCGGAAGAATTCAAACAAGACGCCCTGGCCTTCCAACGCACCATGGAAGGTCTGCGTGACGGCGACCGCGCTCGCGGCATCGACCGCCTGCGAGGCGCCGATGCACTGGACGTGTTGAACGAAGCGGAAACGCTCTACGCCCAGATCTCCGGTTCTGTAAACGACATTTACGACTCTCACCAGGAGCTGATCCGCGCGGCACAGGCCGCCAACTCCATCGCTGACACCACCCCCACCCTGAGTGTGGCGGCTGGTAACGCCATGGTTCACGTCGACCAACTGGCCGAGAATCGCACCTGGTCCGGGACTACCGCCACATGGCTGGTACTGCTGGGAATCGGTCTTATGGCCGCCATCGGTATTCGCTTCAACGGCTCGCGCGCTCAAGAGCGCCAGCAACAGGAGCAGGCCCAGGCCACTGAAGCCGAGGTAGCACAGAAGGTACGCGAGATTGAGCCGCTGGCTGCAGGTAACCTGAGCCGGGACCTGACCGTAACCAAGGGTATTACCCAGCCGATTGCGGTGGCTGTAAACCAGCTGCTCGACTGGATGCGCTCGGTGGTAACCTCCGTGAACAACTCTTCTGAGCAGGTTCGCGAAGCGGTAGAGGAATCTTCACAGGCATCCAGCGACGTAAAAGTGTCCCTGGGCGAAGTGGGTAGCATCGTGGCAGACACGGCCTCCACCTCTGTAGAACTGCGTGAAATCTCCGGCCACATGTCCGAGCTCGCGGAAACCACCTCAAAAGCTTCGGAAGAAGCGGTATCCGCGGCACGCGAAGGTGACGTTGGTATTGAAACCCTGATGGTATCGGTAGAAGACATTCGCGAATCGCAGCAGACCGTTGCGAAAACATCGAAACGTCTGGGTGACGATATCGAGATCGTAGCCGACCTGCTGTTCCGTATTCGAGAGGTTGCGAACGCGATTTCTACCCTCGCGATGAACACGCGTATTGAGGCTGCATCGCAGTCCGGTGAAGGTGGTCAGCGATTCGCGGGTATTGCCGACGAAACCGGTAAGCTGGCTAACCAGACCAACGAAATTGTACAGGAAGCTGACCGCGCGATTCGCTCGGTATCTAACCGTATGGCGGAATCTAACCGCAACATGGAAGGTGCCACGCAGTCACTCGTGAAGCTGACCGGTATTGCCGGCGATGTACGTAATCGCTTCGGCCACATTCTGTCCATGTCCGAGAACGCGCGGAACTACATGGTTGAGATGAGCGGCCAGATCGTTCAGTCAGGCGAATCTTCAAGCCGGGTGACCGAGTCGGTATCCGACATTTTGGAAAA includes the following:
- a CDS encoding chemotaxis protein CheW, giving the protein MSGDAFQTLRILSQQVIDYAAPVPATQELIQNWHGAAFDLLGTRCVISADETRMIVDLGDTIPLPGVKHWVRGLANVGGRVVAISDLTSFLSGGAKSSGGKQALIVNGRGIHTGLMIEHSYGGVRLSTEQLRTDIEVADELRPYISGVFATNDGEYALFDTSKLLIDADFTEASVITTS
- a CDS encoding methyl-accepting chemotaxis protein — protein: MSSIISKQRGATDSVLLLTGAALVATVAGLGINMYQMSAGAEQDDQYRSIASELRVLTQDINVESREAFGGLATAYDELAFSRSQFPGQLDSLQNGNEEVDAPGESMTPYTNAIAEQWGTVSADIDAILGAKDRILFVREVSSNLNANIKTIQANYKDLVDILGDSSVSNETLLAAQEQLFLIERIGRNIDRILEGGSDAATAAEEFKQDALAFQRTMEGLRDGDRARGIDRLRGADALDVLNEAETLYAQISGSVNDIYDSHQELIRAAQAANSIADTTPTLSVAAGNAMVHVDQLAENRTWSGTTATWLVLLGIGLMAAIGIRFNGSRAQERQQQEQAQATEAEVAQKVREIEPLAAGNLSRDLTVTKGITQPIAVAVNQLLDWMRSVVTSVNNSSEQVREAVEESSQASSDVKVSLGEVGSIVADTASTSVELREISGHMSELAETTSKASEEAVSAAREGDVGIETLMVSVEDIRESQQTVAKTSKRLGDDIEIVADLLFRIREVANAISTLAMNTRIEAASQSGEGGQRFAGIADETGKLANQTNEIVQEADRAIRSVSNRMAESNRNMEGATQSLVKLTGIAGDVRNRFGHILSMSENARNYMVEMSGQIVQSGESSSRVTESVSDILEKTLQTQRAADRMDSATNELRQLFDRLAEDTARFKLAEEAAAKSSGAAVTNVADATGKKSVDMGDSLAKKAS